A single region of the Chryseobacterium culicis genome encodes:
- a CDS encoding DUF2911 domain-containing protein, producing the protein MKTMIKSATVLFAAVTLSVNAFAQETKKPASPPATATGKIKDATITIAYSSPSVKGRTIWGGLEAYDKVWRAGANEATTFETDKDITVQGKKLPAGKYSFFLIPKQSGTWTAIFNKEPKQWGAYKYEQAKDALRVDVKTKALPATQEALVYKVNNNGITMDWDKISVPVEIK; encoded by the coding sequence ATGAAAACAATGATTAAATCTGCTACAGTACTTTTCGCAGCAGTGACGCTTTCAGTAAATGCTTTTGCACAGGAAACTAAAAAACCTGCCAGCCCTCCGGCTACTGCTACGGGAAAAATTAAAGATGCTACCATTACAATTGCTTATAGCAGTCCTTCTGTTAAAGGGCGTACAATCTGGGGCGGATTAGAAGCTTATGATAAAGTTTGGCGTGCGGGAGCCAATGAAGCAACGACCTTCGAAACGGATAAAGACATTACCGTTCAGGGTAAAAAACTGCCTGCAGGTAAATACAGCTTTTTCTTAATCCCTAAACAAAGCGGAACCTGGACCGCAATTTTTAACAAAGAGCCAAAACAATGGGGCGCTTATAAATACGAACAGGCTAAAGATGCTTTACGTGTGGATGTAAAAACAAAAGCTTTACCGGCAACACAGGAAGCTTTAGTGTATAAAGTAAACAATAATGGAATCACAATGGATTGGGACAAAATTTCAGTTCCTGTTGAGATCAAATAA
- a CDS encoding PIG-L family deacetylase: MFKKVITVCILGFYTVFCSAQQVRPSKSSEIYREIKTLKHLPKVLYLAAHPDDENTGLLSWLINDQNVETGYLSLTRGDGGQNLLGTEQGAALGLIRTHELLEARKLDGAQQFFTRAIDFGFSKNTTDTFKQWDADSITADVVWVIRKFRPDVIICRFPPTAAAGHGQHAASAVVAEKAFKLAGDKTAFPDQLKYVNAWQPKRVLWNTFRFGGVNTTAENQLKVTVGQYDAQLGMGYGELAGLSRSLHKSQGAGTQSVAGIRTEYFSHVIGEPAKTTLFDGIVKTWTSQGNADIDQSLDAIISAFNFNNPDLSLPALLALRKKVMALKDGDLKKDKIKSLDNIILSCAGFMGEVVTNQAEAVAGDHYNFRLNLISRATNSVVLENIKWLNQSESFNRKLSKDSLITIQHDIQIPADAALTEPYWLAKPAVNAATFSVPNDTLVGLPEAESPLNVLLDVKIGSEKFQVKLPLSFKKLDPVRGDVVEALRIVPALELKFTQPLYWVKENEDLPLSLNVKINSNKQYSNGILNLMYNGERLGSAEVSSLNGKDTTIDYVIPKAKLAAIHSARLPLDANFVADGVTYNKKQVLIQYPHLPSLQYFAPATVTVMKSDIQANVKKVGYIEGAGDFIPEFLRIAGIQVDVLKDEDFYGNIDESGKNGSQSKLSQYDAIVLGIRANNTEKKLGRWMPFLWSYVKAGGNLMMQYNTNQDTTVDKLGMYNFSIANKRVTEENAKVTLLNPNHKLLNFPNKITTDDFKGWVQERGAYFPAQWDAAYEPLFEMHDADEEPLQGSTLYAKYGKGNFIYTPLAFFRQLPAGNVGAARLFLNFLSAQKN, from the coding sequence ATGTTCAAAAAAGTAATTACTGTATGTATCCTTGGTTTTTATACGGTTTTTTGTTCGGCTCAACAGGTTCGGCCTTCAAAATCATCTGAAATTTACCGTGAAATCAAAACGCTGAAACATCTTCCTAAAGTTTTATACCTTGCGGCTCATCCCGATGATGAAAATACGGGATTACTCTCCTGGTTAATCAACGACCAAAACGTAGAAACGGGTTATTTGTCTTTAACCAGAGGAGATGGTGGTCAGAATTTATTAGGAACGGAACAAGGTGCCGCATTGGGATTAATCAGAACACATGAGCTTTTAGAGGCAAGAAAGTTAGATGGCGCCCAACAGTTTTTTACCCGTGCGATTGATTTCGGGTTCTCTAAAAATACAACTGATACTTTTAAACAATGGGATGCAGACAGTATCACAGCGGATGTAGTCTGGGTAATCCGTAAATTCCGTCCTGATGTTATCATTTGTCGTTTTCCTCCTACTGCTGCGGCAGGTCACGGACAGCATGCGGCTTCGGCTGTGGTTGCGGAAAAAGCTTTTAAGCTTGCAGGTGATAAAACCGCTTTCCCGGATCAACTAAAATATGTTAATGCATGGCAGCCAAAACGTGTATTGTGGAATACTTTCCGCTTTGGCGGAGTGAATACAACCGCTGAAAATCAACTGAAAGTTACCGTTGGGCAATATGATGCACAACTGGGAATGGGCTATGGTGAATTGGCAGGATTAAGCAGAAGTTTACATAAAAGCCAGGGTGCCGGAACACAGTCTGTAGCCGGGATCAGAACAGAATATTTCTCCCATGTTATCGGTGAGCCGGCAAAAACAACGCTTTTCGATGGAATTGTTAAAACCTGGACTTCACAAGGAAATGCTGATATTGACCAATCATTAGATGCAATTATTTCCGCTTTCAATTTCAATAATCCAGACCTCAGCTTACCTGCTTTGCTTGCTTTGCGAAAAAAGGTGATGGCATTAAAAGATGGAGATCTGAAAAAGGATAAAATAAAATCTCTCGACAATATTATTTTAAGCTGTGCCGGATTTATGGGTGAGGTGGTTACCAACCAGGCTGAAGCAGTTGCCGGAGATCATTACAATTTCAGGTTAAATTTGATCTCAAGAGCTACAAACTCGGTTGTTTTAGAAAATATTAAATGGTTAAATCAATCAGAAAGCTTCAACAGAAAACTATCAAAAGATTCTTTAATTACCATTCAGCATGACATACAGATTCCTGCAGATGCAGCGCTTACAGAACCTTACTGGTTGGCAAAACCAGCGGTGAATGCGGCAACGTTCTCTGTTCCCAATGATACTTTAGTCGGTTTGCCAGAGGCAGAATCACCACTGAATGTTTTACTTGATGTAAAAATCGGTTCAGAAAAGTTTCAGGTTAAACTTCCTTTATCGTTCAAGAAATTAGATCCTGTGCGTGGTGATGTGGTTGAGGCCTTGCGTATTGTTCCTGCATTGGAACTGAAATTTACGCAACCACTTTATTGGGTTAAAGAAAATGAAGATTTGCCTTTGAGTTTAAATGTTAAGATTAATTCTAACAAACAGTACAGTAATGGTATTCTCAACCTGATGTATAACGGAGAGCGGTTAGGCAGTGCTGAGGTAAGTTCGCTCAATGGAAAAGATACTACCATCGATTATGTTATTCCAAAAGCTAAGCTTGCCGCAATACATTCGGCTCGTTTGCCATTGGATGCCAATTTTGTTGCAGATGGAGTAACCTATAATAAAAAACAGGTATTAATTCAGTACCCGCATTTACCCTCCTTACAATATTTTGCGCCTGCCACTGTAACTGTAATGAAAAGTGATATTCAGGCGAATGTTAAAAAAGTGGGCTACATAGAAGGTGCGGGCGATTTCATTCCTGAGTTCCTACGCATTGCAGGGATTCAGGTAGATGTGCTGAAGGACGAAGATTTTTATGGAAACATAGATGAATCCGGCAAAAACGGTAGCCAAAGCAAGCTGTCTCAATATGATGCCATCGTATTGGGTATTCGTGCCAATAACACTGAGAAAAAGCTGGGGCGATGGATGCCTTTTTTATGGTCTTATGTAAAAGCTGGAGGCAATTTGATGATGCAGTATAATACTAATCAGGATACCACCGTTGACAAATTGGGAATGTACAATTTCAGTATTGCCAATAAGCGGGTTACTGAAGAAAATGCCAAGGTTACGTTGTTAAATCCCAATCATAAATTACTGAACTTTCCAAACAAAATTACTACGGATGATTTTAAAGGCTGGGTACAGGAGCGTGGCGCTTATTTCCCTGCTCAATGGGATGCTGCGTATGAACCGCTTTTTGAAATGCACGATGCAGATGAGGAGCCTCTGCAGGGATCAACTTTATATGCCAAATACGGAAAGGGTAATTTTATTTATACTCCATTGGCATTTTTCAGACAGCTGCCTGCGGGAAATGTTGGAGCGGCACGTTTATTTTTAAACTTTTTATCTGCACAGAAAAACTGA
- a CDS encoding sodium:solute symporter — MSNIDWTVLIFTLVAVVVYGVFIGRGQKSNASYLKADNKMPWYIVLLGIMATQASAITFLSAPGQAYTDGMRFVQYYFGLPLAMIVICITFIPIFQRLNVYTAYEYLENRFDKKTRVLTSLLFLFSRGLSTGISIYAPSIILSSVLNWNIYLTNVLTGGILLIYTYVGGAKAIAHTQKLQFLIILGTMAFAGYLLIQNMPNGIGFKDALYLAGKSGKLNVITTEFDWKDKYNIWSGLIGGFFLALSYFGTDQSQVGRYITAKDNTNAKMGLLLNGLVKIPMQFAILLIGALLFAFFSLKPAPIYFNERSYQYLKETKPEQAAVFEKEHQDLQIKFNAESKEILKLKETQSPQLKKTIQDFKNTQTQVKELHGRVEEAINHSNYNAEKTDTNYIFLYFVKNTLPVGMIGLLFAVIFLASWGSISAALNSLAACSLKDVHLIFRKDIPDDATELKYSRLHTLAWGIFSIGVAMFATQMGSLIEAVNVLGSLFYGPILGIFLVAFYYKKINGANVFIAAILSEITVIAVYQLDIVSFLWLNVIGAAAVIIFSTIGLLFYKPKAVNS; from the coding sequence ATGAGTAATATAGATTGGACAGTTCTTATTTTTACCCTTGTTGCAGTGGTGGTTTACGGCGTATTTATCGGTCGTGGGCAAAAAAGCAACGCATCCTACCTGAAAGCAGATAATAAAATGCCTTGGTATATTGTCCTTTTAGGGATTATGGCCACGCAGGCAAGTGCCATTACATTTCTTTCAGCACCAGGCCAGGCATATACAGACGGTATGCGTTTCGTGCAGTATTACTTTGGTTTGCCTTTGGCGATGATTGTTATCTGCATTACTTTCATCCCAATTTTTCAACGCTTAAATGTTTACACCGCCTACGAATATTTAGAAAACCGTTTTGATAAAAAAACAAGGGTACTCACTTCACTGCTATTTCTTTTTTCAAGAGGCTTATCCACAGGAATCAGCATTTATGCTCCAAGTATCATCTTATCAAGTGTTTTAAACTGGAATATTTATTTAACCAATGTTCTGACAGGTGGTATTCTGCTGATTTATACCTATGTTGGCGGAGCAAAAGCAATTGCTCACACCCAAAAATTACAGTTTCTTATTATTCTGGGAACAATGGCCTTTGCAGGTTATTTGCTTATTCAAAATATGCCGAATGGAATCGGTTTTAAAGATGCGCTTTATCTGGCGGGGAAATCCGGAAAGCTCAATGTAATCACTACAGAATTCGATTGGAAAGATAAATACAATATCTGGAGCGGGCTTATTGGTGGTTTCTTTCTTGCGCTTTCTTATTTTGGTACAGACCAGAGTCAGGTTGGGAGATATATCACTGCGAAAGACAATACCAACGCAAAAATGGGTTTGCTGTTGAACGGATTGGTGAAAATCCCGATGCAATTTGCTATTCTTCTGATTGGTGCTTTGCTTTTCGCATTCTTTTCTCTAAAACCGGCTCCGATTTATTTTAACGAACGCTCTTACCAATATTTAAAGGAAACAAAACCTGAACAGGCTGCCGTTTTCGAAAAAGAACATCAGGATTTACAAATAAAATTTAATGCAGAATCGAAAGAAATTCTAAAGCTGAAAGAAACTCAATCTCCCCAACTCAAAAAAACGATTCAGGATTTTAAAAATACTCAAACCCAGGTAAAAGAACTTCACGGAAGGGTAGAGGAAGCGATCAATCATTCAAACTATAATGCGGAGAAAACGGATACGAATTACATTTTTCTGTATTTCGTGAAAAACACCTTGCCTGTAGGAATGATCGGTTTACTGTTTGCTGTCATTTTTCTGGCCAGCTGGGGTTCCATTTCAGCTGCACTGAATTCTCTTGCCGCCTGCTCATTAAAAGATGTTCATTTGATATTTAGAAAAGATATTCCGGATGATGCCACCGAATTGAAGTACAGCCGACTGCATACTTTAGCCTGGGGTATTTTTTCAATCGGTGTAGCCATGTTTGCCACGCAGATGGGTTCCCTTATTGAAGCGGTTAATGTATTGGGTTCTCTTTTCTACGGACCGATATTGGGAATTTTTCTGGTCGCATTTTATTACAAAAAGATCAATGGTGCGAATGTATTTATTGCTGCCATTTTATCTGAAATTACGGTTATTGCCGTGTATCAGCTAGATATCGTTTCTTTCCTTTGGCTTAATGTAATCGGGGCAGCGGCAGTCATTATATTTTCTACAATTGGATTACTGTTTTATAAACCGAAAGCAGTAAATTCGTAA